Below is a window of Williamwhitmania taraxaci DNA.
GGCCTACGAGTTGTTGAGAAACGTCTCGACGGCTTTCATAATATTGAAACCATATTTATTCCGATTGGCTTAAGAGATATTATTGAGGTAATCCCGTCAAGTTTTACCAGTATTTCTTTTAGTGGACTGGTAGTAGACGCATCGGCAGAAGAGAACCTTTGCATGCGTGCATACAACCTGTTTAAAGCGGATATTGGTTGTGGCAATGTTTCCATTCATCTACATAAAGTAATTCCATTTGGCGCAGGACTGGGTGGCGGGTCAAGCGATGCCGCATTTACCTTGAAGATGTTGACTACCCTATTTCAATCGAACATTTCAACAAGGAAACTGAAGGAAATGGCAGGATTATTGGGAAGCGATTGCCCCTTCTTTATTGACAACCGCCCAGCCATTGCTCAGGGCAAGGGTGAGATTTTAGAGCCTGTATCATTAGCACTCAAGGGGTATCATCTGGTTTTAGTAAATCCGGGAGTGCATGTAAGCACCAAAGAAGCCTATTCCTGTGTCAGACCAAGAAAACACGAAACCTCGTTACTAAGTCTGATAGCAGAACCAGTGCATCGCTGGCAAGGATTAATTTCCAATGAC
It encodes the following:
- the ispE gene encoding 4-(cytidine 5'-diphospho)-2-C-methyl-D-erythritol kinase, with amino-acid sequence MRKNTMIAFPNAKINLGLRVVEKRLDGFHNIETIFIPIGLRDIIEVIPSSFTSISFSGLVVDASAEENLCMRAYNLFKADIGCGNVSIHLHKVIPFGAGLGGGSSDAAFTLKMLTTLFQSNISTRKLKEMAGLLGSDCPFFIDNRPAIAQGKGEILEPVSLALKGYHLVLVNPGVHVSTKEAYSCVRPRKHETSLLSLIAEPVHRWQGLISNDFEESVFQAHPVVAQLKQEILNNGAIYASMSGSGSSVFGLFEKPLIGAQELFPNYTTFSQIL